Proteins encoded together in one Janthinobacterium tructae window:
- a CDS encoding patatin-like phospholipase family protein gives MKTASTMPPHPAPAATPARKTGLLLGGGAPNSTLIAGALAAFLDEGIEFDVISASGAGVLMGLLYTTPHEATPRQALQSWADTGVADSIYKMIPINYKVFQKPGMQASTFRDAFQPPANNPFFQAFQQTFAGVPTAWSDWGKLMVSSLSPSDLSAKSLGLCAHLPFLEKAVDFSGVARMRPDFYINAYNLSEHRMQIWGKHEIAPIHVRAALSFPFLYAPTTIDGDDYIEGAALDTLNFEAFIEGKGEHADADTLVILDILGDERLLRKPRNLYDAWVRSIITPLVKISKSELRLFELEHNTDARTGQPKRRLLKLDLMGGIPEQHWPDTLDWSSSNMQLLFDVGHKAGLAFCRQHGDLLRRTPDVSPLAA, from the coding sequence ATGAAGACAGCAAGCACGATGCCGCCACATCCGGCGCCAGCCGCGACACCTGCCCGCAAGACGGGCCTGCTGCTTGGTGGCGGTGCACCAAATTCCACCTTGATCGCGGGCGCGCTGGCCGCGTTTCTCGATGAAGGCATCGAATTCGATGTCATTTCCGCCTCCGGCGCGGGTGTGCTGATGGGTTTGCTTTACACGACACCGCACGAAGCCACGCCGCGCCAGGCCTTGCAAAGCTGGGCCGACACGGGTGTGGCCGACAGCATTTACAAGATGATCCCGATCAACTACAAGGTGTTCCAGAAGCCGGGCATGCAGGCGAGCACTTTCCGCGACGCCTTCCAGCCGCCGGCCAACAATCCTTTTTTTCAGGCCTTCCAGCAAACGTTTGCGGGCGTGCCCACTGCCTGGTCGGACTGGGGGAAATTGATGGTGTCGTCGCTGTCGCCATCGGACCTGTCGGCCAAAAGCCTGGGCCTGTGCGCGCATCTGCCCTTTCTGGAAAAAGCCGTGGATTTTTCGGGCGTGGCGCGCATGCGCCCCGATTTCTACATCAATGCCTATAACCTCAGCGAGCACCGCATGCAAATCTGGGGCAAGCATGAGATCGCACCGATCCACGTGCGCGCGGCCCTGTCGTTCCCCTTCCTGTATGCGCCCACCACCATCGATGGCGACGACTACATCGAAGGCGCAGCCCTCGACACGCTCAATTTCGAGGCGTTCATCGAAGGCAAGGGCGAACACGCTGACGCCGACACGCTGGTCATCCTCGACATCCTCGGCGACGAACGCCTGCTGCGCAAGCCGCGCAACCTGTACGACGCCTGGGTGCGCTCCATCATCACGCCGCTGGTGAAAATTTCCAAGAGCGAGCTGCGCCTGTTCGAGCTTGAGCACAACACGGATGCGCGCACGGGCCAGCCCAAGCGGCGTCTGTTGAAACTCGATCTGATGGGCGGCATCCCGGAGCAGCACTGGCCCGACACCCTGGACTGGTCCAGTTCGAACATGCAGCTGCTGTTCGACGTGGGCCACAAGGCGGGCCTGGCGTTTTGCCGCCAGCATGGCGACTTGCTGCGCCGCACGCCTGACGTTTCCCCGCTGGCCGCCTAA
- a CDS encoding sensor domain-containing diguanylate cyclase — protein MTIPTLDSSTVACDDSGVYRTLLESTRAIPWRIDWATMRFTYIGPQIEELLGWKQSSWLSVNDWAERIHEEDRKKTVDFCVAQSQMGLDHEADYRALTPDGEQVWIRDVVHVVRRQDGSVESLVGFMFDITERKQAEDKILQLQRELEVLTYRDSLTGVANRRMFDTLYAIEWAKARATGEPLSLIVIDIDYFKQYNDHYGHMQGDDCLRRVAQAMDEGASRSRDLCARLGGEEFVLLLPATDEGAARNVAERCRKLLARKEIEHARSGVGRLVTVSMGVGTILPGALVDPHVFLDRIDRRLYQAKSGGRDRICDVES, from the coding sequence ATGACTATCCCTACTCTCGATTCTTCCACCGTCGCCTGCGACGATTCAGGTGTCTATCGAACATTGCTGGAGTCGACCCGCGCAATTCCGTGGCGAATCGACTGGGCCACTATGCGCTTCACTTACATTGGCCCCCAAATTGAGGAGTTGCTCGGTTGGAAACAGTCAAGTTGGCTGTCCGTAAACGACTGGGCCGAACGCATCCATGAAGAGGATCGCAAGAAGACAGTCGATTTTTGTGTCGCACAGTCGCAGATGGGCCTCGATCACGAAGCCGACTATCGGGCGTTAACGCCCGACGGAGAACAGGTTTGGATCCGAGACGTCGTGCACGTGGTGCGTCGCCAGGACGGCAGCGTCGAATCGCTGGTTGGCTTCATGTTTGACATTACCGAGCGTAAGCAGGCCGAGGACAAAATCCTCCAGTTGCAGCGCGAGCTGGAAGTGCTCACCTACCGCGACAGCCTGACAGGCGTTGCAAACCGCCGCATGTTCGACACGCTGTACGCGATCGAATGGGCCAAGGCGCGCGCCACTGGCGAACCGCTGTCGCTGATCGTGATCGACATAGATTATTTTAAACAGTACAACGATCATTATGGCCACATGCAAGGTGACGACTGTTTGCGTCGTGTAGCCCAGGCAATGGATGAGGGCGCTTCACGTTCGCGCGACCTATGCGCCCGCCTGGGAGGCGAGGAGTTTGTGCTGCTGCTGCCAGCCACGGACGAGGGAGCAGCCCGCAACGTGGCCGAGCGCTGTCGCAAGCTGCTGGCGCGCAAGGAAATCGAGCATGCACGCTCCGGCGTTGGTCGCTTAGTCACTGTCAGCATGGGCGTCGGCACTATCTTGCCCGGCGCCCTGGTTGACCCCCATGTTTTTCTCGATAGAATAGACCGCCGTCTTTATCAGGCCAAGTCCGGGGGGCGCGACCGTATATGCGACGTCGAGTCGTAA
- a CDS encoding pyridoxamine 5'-phosphate oxidase family protein, whose translation MEINSLEQLRAHYPPAQGRSLSKQLDHLDPHCIAFIGLSPFVVLATGGTGGQLDASPRGGAPGFVHVLDAHTLLLPDAKGNNRLDSFSNIAETGRAGLLFMIPGVDETLRVNGEASLSDDPALLAHFAAERNPPRLVMRLRVAEAYLHCAKALMRARLWDSTAQVERCVLPTMGQMIAEQTGGGGPQETQAQMVARYAPDL comes from the coding sequence ATGGAAATCAATTCGCTGGAGCAACTGCGCGCGCATTATCCGCCCGCGCAGGGGCGCTCGCTGAGCAAGCAGCTAGACCATCTCGACCCGCATTGCATCGCCTTTATCGGGCTGTCGCCGTTCGTCGTGCTGGCCACGGGCGGGACTGGCGGCCAGCTCGACGCCTCGCCGCGCGGCGGCGCGCCAGGTTTCGTGCACGTGCTCGATGCCCATACCTTGCTGCTGCCCGATGCCAAGGGCAATAACCGCCTCGACAGTTTCAGCAATATTGCCGAGACGGGCAGGGCGGGGCTGCTGTTCATGATCCCCGGCGTCGATGAAACCTTGCGCGTAAATGGCGAGGCCAGTCTCAGCGACGATCCAGCGCTGCTGGCGCACTTTGCCGCCGAGCGCAACCCGCCACGCCTGGTCATGCGCCTGCGCGTGGCCGAGGCTTATTTGCACTGCGCCAAGGCCCTCATGCGTGCGCGCCTGTGGGACAGCACGGCGCAAGTCGAACGCTGCGTCTTGCCGACGATGGGCCAGATGATCGCGGAGCAGACGGGTGGCGGCGGGCCGCAGGAAACGCAGGCGCAGATGGTCGCCCGCTACGCGCCGGATCTGTAG
- a CDS encoding SRPBCC family protein: MAHIEESIHIAVPPMVIDQIWSEVDRWHLWDPDTKQARLNGPFAAGTQGRIVPNKGMGIPMVVTERTAGRSFTVEGYIPLFRIHFEHTVAAVDGGAEVVHRVWFTGALAFLFGPGVAKQVRHGLPKTMRSLKAYAEKRHAALHDGEVDGAKATIA; the protein is encoded by the coding sequence TTGGCGCATATCGAAGAAAGCATCCACATTGCAGTTCCGCCCATGGTCATCGATCAAATCTGGAGCGAAGTCGACCGATGGCACTTGTGGGATCCGGATACAAAGCAAGCCCGGCTCAATGGGCCATTCGCAGCGGGAACACAGGGCAGGATAGTGCCGAACAAGGGGATGGGTATTCCGATGGTGGTTACCGAGCGCACCGCAGGCCGCTCGTTCACTGTCGAGGGCTACATCCCGCTGTTCCGTATCCACTTCGAGCACACGGTTGCCGCAGTAGATGGCGGAGCGGAAGTCGTTCACCGCGTGTGGTTCACTGGAGCGCTTGCTTTTCTGTTCGGACCAGGCGTTGCCAAACAAGTCCGGCACGGGTTACCCAAGACGATGCGCTCGCTCAAGGCCTATGCCGAGAAACGCCACGCGGCTCTCCATGACGGCGAGGTGGATGGGGCCAAGGCGACAATAGCCTGA
- a CDS encoding LysR family transcriptional regulator gives MDNLNGIAAFVRAAETSSYVAAGRLLGVSASAVGKSVARLEEKLGVRLLNRSTRRISLSNEGALFYERCQRILADLGDAEAELSHLAEAPRGKLKVSLPVIGYRIILPLLADFTRQYPEIELDLDFNDRLVDVVAEGVDVAVRSGTLTDSRLMARELGPFAFAIVGSPAYFSRHGVPATPRALEGHACVRYKFPTTGKLQEWALQRAEGDSGGELRLPTALTCNNIEALIGAATQGVGLAYLPDFIVRDAIGRGELQAVLGDYLLYASKFWVLWPSSRHLSPKIRVFVDHLCTHLHFSVPPRVT, from the coding sequence ATGGATAATCTGAACGGCATTGCCGCCTTCGTGCGCGCGGCGGAAACTTCCAGCTACGTGGCGGCCGGGCGCTTGCTCGGCGTGTCGGCCTCGGCGGTGGGCAAGAGCGTGGCACGGCTGGAAGAAAAGCTGGGCGTGCGCCTGCTCAACCGCAGCACGCGGCGCATCAGCCTGAGCAACGAGGGTGCGCTGTTTTATGAGCGCTGCCAGCGCATCCTGGCCGACCTCGGCGATGCCGAGGCGGAACTGTCGCACCTGGCCGAGGCGCCGCGCGGCAAGCTCAAGGTCAGCCTGCCCGTGATCGGCTACCGCATCATCCTGCCCTTGCTGGCGGACTTTACGCGCCAGTATCCCGAGATCGAGCTTGACCTCGATTTCAACGACCGCCTGGTCGACGTGGTGGCCGAAGGCGTCGACGTGGCCGTGCGCAGCGGCACCTTGACGGATTCGCGGCTGATGGCGCGCGAACTGGGGCCGTTCGCGTTTGCCATCGTGGGTTCTCCCGCGTATTTTTCCCGCCATGGCGTGCCGGCCACGCCGCGCGCGCTGGAAGGGCATGCCTGCGTGCGCTATAAATTCCCCACCACGGGCAAGTTGCAGGAATGGGCGCTGCAGCGTGCCGAGGGCGACAGCGGCGGCGAACTGCGTTTGCCGACCGCCTTGACCTGCAACAATATCGAAGCCTTGATCGGCGCCGCCACGCAGGGCGTGGGCCTCGCGTATTTGCCCGATTTTATCGTGCGCGACGCCATCGGACGGGGCGAACTGCAAGCCGTGCTGGGCGACTACCTGCTGTACGCGAGCAAGTTCTGGGTGCTGTGGCCATCGAGCCGCCATCTGTCACCGAAAATCCGCGTCTTTGTTGACCATCTGTGTACCCACCTGCATTTTTCGGTCCCACCTCGCGTCACCTGA
- a CDS encoding LysR family transcriptional regulator yields MRNALDLNTVRVYVAVVDEQSFAGAARLLTLPSSNVSRHVASLERMLGVRLLERSTRHLRMTEAGRLLYERAKPLLDALLSTEEELGAVQRELRGPLRMCMPGEAPRLLAPILAEFCSLHPGIELECDTRMTGLEVLREDVDLSIVFHRGHQEDSTFITRELATLPSIVVAAPTLLAKTGMPRYVRELKSLPCITTLSALKGQPWQFQNAAGEIVKVPVRSRYRVNSGELAVAGARQGIGFAIVAAYPCQEDLATGRLQEVPLDLCPAPLKLLGAYSHRHSVTARVRALLDLIQVRLAGSVNPPVDPITCGTV; encoded by the coding sequence ATGCGCAATGCCCTCGACCTGAATACAGTCCGTGTCTACGTGGCGGTCGTCGATGAACAAAGCTTTGCCGGCGCGGCACGCCTGCTGACCCTGCCATCTTCTAACGTTAGCCGCCACGTCGCCTCGCTGGAACGCATGCTGGGCGTCCGCCTGCTGGAACGCAGCACCCGCCACCTGCGCATGACGGAAGCTGGCAGGCTACTCTACGAACGCGCAAAACCCTTGCTCGACGCCTTGCTCTCCACCGAGGAAGAGCTTGGCGCAGTACAGCGTGAGCTGCGTGGCCCCCTAAGGATGTGCATGCCAGGCGAAGCGCCAAGGCTGCTAGCTCCTATCCTGGCCGAATTCTGTAGCCTCCATCCAGGCATCGAGCTTGAATGCGATACTCGGATGACCGGGCTGGAGGTACTTCGAGAGGACGTCGATCTTTCAATCGTCTTCCACCGGGGCCATCAGGAGGACAGTACTTTCATCACCCGCGAACTCGCCACCCTGCCCAGCATCGTGGTTGCCGCCCCCACCTTGCTAGCCAAGACCGGCATGCCACGCTATGTGCGCGAACTGAAGTCTCTACCCTGCATCACCACCCTCAGTGCGCTGAAAGGTCAGCCCTGGCAGTTTCAGAACGCTGCGGGAGAAATCGTCAAGGTGCCGGTCCGCAGCCGTTACCGCGTCAACAGCGGAGAACTGGCAGTGGCAGGCGCACGGCAAGGCATCGGCTTCGCGATTGTGGCGGCCTATCCCTGCCAGGAAGATCTTGCTACGGGCCGATTGCAGGAGGTACCACTGGACCTGTGTCCCGCGCCCCTGAAATTACTGGGGGCATACAGCCATCGCCATTCCGTGACCGCGCGTGTGCGGGCGCTGCTGGATTTGATACAAGTGCGGTTGGCTGGGTCGGTTAACCCTCCCGTGGACCCCATAACTTGTGGAACGGTCTAG
- a CDS encoding VOC family protein encodes MILDHIGLNVSDAQASKAFFSAALAPLGVSVVMEEQGWVGLGKDGKPDFWFGVGGTPHAGMHLAFAADNRAQVDAFYQAALAAGGKDNGAPGIRAMYHPNYYGAFVLGPDGHNVEAVCHHPEP; translated from the coding sequence ATGATTCTTGATCACATCGGTTTGAATGTCAGCGATGCCCAGGCCAGCAAGGCCTTCTTTTCGGCCGCCCTGGCGCCCCTGGGCGTGTCGGTGGTGATGGAAGAGCAGGGCTGGGTTGGCCTGGGCAAGGATGGCAAGCCCGATTTCTGGTTCGGCGTGGGCGGCACGCCGCATGCCGGCATGCATCTCGCCTTCGCGGCGGACAACCGCGCCCAGGTGGACGCGTTTTACCAGGCTGCACTGGCAGCGGGCGGCAAGGATAACGGCGCCCCCGGCATCCGCGCCATGTATCATCCGAATTATTACGGCGCCTTCGTGCTGGGGCCGGACGGTCACAATGTCGAAGCCGTCTGCCACCATCCCGAACCCTGA
- a CDS encoding methyl-accepting chemotaxis protein, with the protein MNITKQLILTLSIALLALLLLGAGGAIQLQRAQERFDTVQNRIIPSIQGLNAAKGFLADSRLAGYRLSVFSNLADKTALDKAVASANTNFDKVIATYRAERLYDATDSKMLDADQAAMEAYRRALVPFFAAAYAGDMDGVRATLLAGTPLAITAAAAKKSMDDHIAYNNKLVDDVKAESLAAYDTAFNTMLAVLGAAVLLTGALAWHIYRTISGGLGNIEHTLERVSASLDLSAAMPVERMDEVGRTATAFNKFLERIVDVIATVRTSADTVSVAAAQISAGNADLSVRTEQQASSLEETASSLEELTSAVRQNTDNARQANTLAVSASDVARKGGAVVAQVVGTMGSINESAKKIADIIGVIDGIAFQTNILALNAAVEAARAGEQGRGFAVVATEVRNLAQRSAAAAKEIKGLIEDSVDKVNTGSVLVDQAGATMEEIVASIRRVTDIMGDIANASHEQSAGIEQVNQAISQMDQVTQQNAALVEEAAAAASSLQERAVELVDVVAVFRLRGDAQAKSLKVAGGLPAPVSSAASRRLALPGRSARA; encoded by the coding sequence ATGAATATCACCAAGCAATTAATTCTGACTCTTAGCATCGCCTTGCTGGCCCTGCTATTGCTGGGCGCCGGTGGCGCCATCCAGCTGCAGCGCGCCCAGGAGCGTTTTGACACCGTGCAAAACCGCATCATCCCCAGCATCCAGGGCTTGAATGCGGCCAAGGGTTTCCTGGCCGATTCGCGTCTGGCCGGCTACCGCTTGTCCGTGTTCTCGAACCTGGCCGACAAGACGGCGCTGGACAAGGCCGTGGCCAGCGCCAACACGAATTTCGACAAGGTCATCGCCACCTACCGCGCCGAGCGCCTGTACGACGCGACGGACAGCAAGATGCTCGACGCCGACCAGGCCGCCATGGAAGCGTACCGCCGCGCGCTGGTGCCATTCTTTGCCGCTGCCTACGCGGGCGACATGGATGGCGTACGCGCCACCTTGCTGGCCGGCACGCCGCTGGCCATCACGGCCGCTGCCGCGAAAAAGAGCATGGATGACCATATCGCCTACAACAACAAGCTGGTCGATGACGTGAAGGCCGAAAGCCTGGCCGCCTACGACACGGCGTTCAACACCATGCTGGCCGTGCTGGGCGCGGCCGTGCTGCTGACGGGCGCGCTGGCCTGGCATATCTACCGCACCATCAGCGGCGGTCTGGGCAATATCGAACACACCCTGGAGCGCGTCAGCGCCTCGCTGGACCTGTCCGCCGCCATGCCCGTCGAGCGCATGGATGAAGTGGGCCGTACGGCCACCGCCTTCAATAAATTCCTCGAACGCATCGTCGACGTGATCGCCACCGTGCGCACCTCGGCCGATACGGTCAGCGTGGCGGCCGCGCAGATTTCCGCCGGCAATGCGGACCTGTCCGTGCGCACCGAGCAGCAGGCGTCGTCGCTGGAAGAAACCGCCTCCAGCCTGGAAGAGCTGACCTCGGCCGTGCGCCAGAACACGGACAATGCGCGCCAGGCAAATACCCTGGCCGTGTCCGCCTCTGACGTGGCCCGCAAGGGCGGCGCCGTGGTGGCGCAAGTGGTGGGCACGATGGGCTCCATCAATGAGTCGGCGAAGAAGATCGCCGACATTATCGGCGTGATCGACGGCATTGCCTTCCAAACCAACATTCTGGCGCTGAATGCAGCTGTGGAAGCGGCGCGCGCGGGCGAGCAGGGCCGTGGCTTCGCCGTGGTCGCCACCGAGGTGCGCAACCTGGCGCAGCGCTCGGCGGCTGCCGCCAAGGAAATCAAGGGCTTGATCGAGGACTCCGTGGATAAAGTCAACACGGGCAGTGTGCTGGTCGACCAGGCCGGCGCGACCATGGAAGAAATCGTCGCCAGCATCCGTCGCGTGACGGACATCATGGGCGACATCGCCAACGCCAGCCACGAGCAGAGCGCCGGCATCGAGCAGGTGAACCAGGCCATTTCGCAAATGGACCAGGTGACCCAGCAAAACGCGGCCCTGGTGGAAGAGGCGGCGGCCGCAGCGTCTTCGTTGCAAGAGCGCGCCGTGGAACTGGTCGACGTGGTGGCCGTGTTCCGCCTGCGTGGCGATGCCCAGGCCAAATCGTTGAAAGTGGCGGGCGGCTTGCCGGCCCCGGTTTCAAGCGCCGCCAGCCGCCGCCTGGCGCTGCCAGGCCGCAGCGCCCGCGCTTGA
- a CDS encoding creatininase family protein: MPSILSKPFGSVFSLTLFCLIPAASALAATPASSSVMLEELTSTELRSRIDHGATTVLVPIGGVEQSGPYIALGKHNVRAALLARQIAQKLGNTIVAPVVSYVPEGAISPPAGHMRFAGTISIPPAAFEAVLEGAAASLRQHGFRDIIFLGDHGGYQKNEQNVANKLNRAWGKASAAKDARAYALLDYYDITQSQYIAELQKRGHSSAEIGLHAGLADAALMLATDPSLVRSEAMAHGPKPGVADGVRGDATRATAELGQIGIKLQVDTSVAAIKQLLQRNK; encoded by the coding sequence GTGCCCTCCATACTGTCCAAGCCATTCGGCTCCGTGTTTTCCTTGACCCTGTTCTGCCTGATTCCTGCCGCGTCCGCTCTGGCGGCCACGCCTGCCAGCAGCAGTGTCATGCTGGAAGAGCTGACCAGCACGGAGTTGCGCAGCCGTATCGACCACGGCGCTACCACCGTGCTGGTGCCGATCGGCGGCGTCGAGCAGAGCGGGCCGTATATTGCGCTGGGCAAGCACAATGTGCGCGCCGCTCTGCTGGCGCGCCAGATTGCGCAAAAGCTGGGCAACACCATCGTCGCGCCCGTCGTGTCCTACGTGCCGGAAGGCGCGATTTCTCCGCCGGCCGGCCACATGCGCTTTGCCGGCACGATTTCGATACCGCCAGCCGCCTTCGAGGCCGTGCTGGAAGGCGCGGCCGCCAGCTTGCGCCAGCATGGTTTTCGCGACATCATTTTCCTTGGTGATCACGGTGGTTACCAGAAGAACGAGCAGAATGTGGCGAATAAGCTCAATCGGGCCTGGGGCAAAGCATCCGCTGCCAAAGATGCGCGCGCGTATGCCTTGCTCGACTACTATGACATCACGCAATCGCAATATATTGCCGAACTGCAAAAGCGCGGCCACAGCAGCGCCGAGATCGGCCTGCACGCGGGCTTGGCGGACGCGGCGCTGATGCTGGCGACGGACCCGTCGCTGGTGCGCAGCGAGGCCATGGCCCACGGGCCCAAGCCTGGTGTGGCGGACGGCGTGCGCGGCGACGCCACGCGTGCCACGGCTGAACTGGGCCAGATCGGCATCAAGCTGCAGGTGGACACGTCGGTGGCCGCCATCAAGCAATTGCTGCAACGTAACAAGTAA
- a CDS encoding FAD-dependent monooxygenase, whose amino-acid sequence MEIGILGGGIAGLSVALALSNQGYSPRVYERRAGPATMGAGVTLWPNASFVLEELGLLQDIEAIGGRPLTMRRQDAAGNALGGLDIGLLDRTMGYPTYTVLRRHLQEVLLDHAARAGIPVEFGRRAVAIELDTNGRAVAHFENGASIRPDLLIGADGRMESVARKFVAGDNTPIYQGFVNWIGVAQGPHALVNDVSIQDFWGAGKRFGCVPVRPDLVYWAAAQARPLPTAAPAADMRKEIEDLFAEWPEPVTRLIQATPADAIRLIAVHDLEPLHTWSRANVLLVGDAAHAPLPTSGQGACQALEDAWHLARCLDGASGGLEDIFQAFARIRAPKTVRLAEQGRVFARGLFATDPETCRIRNERAKASDPVRDVQVLAAGWSQGLPMLGGADSTSVEVGGFDSLYRIE is encoded by the coding sequence ATGGAAATCGGAATACTTGGCGGCGGCATTGCAGGGTTGAGCGTGGCGCTTGCCTTGAGTAATCAAGGGTACAGTCCCCGGGTATATGAGCGCCGGGCAGGGCCGGCAACCATGGGGGCTGGCGTGACGCTCTGGCCCAATGCCAGCTTTGTGCTGGAAGAACTGGGACTGCTGCAAGACATTGAGGCCATTGGCGGTAGACCGCTGACAATGCGTCGCCAGGATGCTGCGGGAAATGCACTGGGGGGCCTCGATATTGGTTTGCTGGACCGGACGATGGGATACCCAACCTACACGGTGCTGCGCAGGCACTTGCAGGAGGTGTTGCTGGATCATGCGGCACGGGCAGGGATTCCGGTGGAGTTCGGGCGCCGGGCGGTGGCTATTGAGCTTGATACTAATGGCAGAGCCGTGGCCCATTTCGAAAATGGCGCGAGCATCCGCCCGGATCTGCTCATTGGGGCCGACGGTCGCATGGAATCAGTGGCGCGCAAGTTTGTCGCGGGTGACAACACACCAATCTATCAAGGCTTTGTGAACTGGATTGGCGTGGCGCAGGGGCCGCATGCGCTGGTGAACGATGTTTCGATTCAAGACTTCTGGGGGGCGGGCAAGCGCTTCGGTTGCGTGCCGGTCCGGCCGGATCTGGTCTACTGGGCGGCGGCGCAGGCACGGCCATTGCCGACGGCGGCGCCTGCAGCGGATATGCGTAAGGAAATTGAGGACCTGTTCGCGGAATGGCCTGAGCCTGTCACACGTCTCATCCAGGCGACACCGGCGGATGCCATCCGACTGATCGCCGTGCACGACCTGGAGCCGTTGCACACGTGGAGCCGGGCAAATGTGCTGCTCGTGGGAGATGCGGCGCACGCGCCGTTGCCGACGTCGGGGCAAGGAGCCTGCCAGGCGCTTGAGGATGCGTGGCATTTGGCCCGGTGCTTGGATGGTGCAAGTGGAGGCTTGGAAGACATCTTCCAGGCGTTTGCGAGAATTCGTGCTCCCAAAACCGTAAGGCTGGCGGAACAGGGCCGGGTCTTCGCACGTGGGTTGTTCGCCACAGATCCCGAAACCTGTCGCATCCGCAACGAGAGGGCCAAGGCGTCCGATCCTGTGCGTGACGTGCAGGTCTTGGCAGCCGGATGGAGCCAGGGTCTACCGATGCTTGGTGGGGCAGACAGCACGTCAGTGGAGGTAGGCGGCTTTGACAGCCTGTACCGCATTGAATGA
- a CDS encoding YncE family protein: MKKSQRRTIVTLSALAAALAGLGVASQVIGASTPVPAAAPAAAYSPLPGMPPLVDPKNVYGSIGSSNMSPVVKDHLRRVYVPNLRSNDVYVIDQDSLKVVDKFKVGSGPQHVVPSWDLRTLWVANNAERTDKGSLTPVDPLTGKPGKEVPVDDPYNMYFTPDGKSAIVVAEARHRLDFRDPKTMAVQYSIDTPQCGGINHADFSNDGRYAMFTCEFDGTIAKIDLVGRKVDGYLKLQMPAKRFAESGPVGGPANEICSVKKGMPQDIRISPDGKKFFIADMDADGVHIVDGATLKEIGFIQTGVGAHGLYPSRDGKKLYVANRGTHRIHGKRNGKGSVSVIDFATEKVVANWPIPGGGSPDMGNVSADGKYLWLSGRFDDVVYRIDTNSGDVSKVKVGQEPHGLTVWPQPGRYSLGHTGNLR; encoded by the coding sequence ATGAAAAAATCTCAACGACGCACCATCGTCACCTTGTCCGCCCTGGCAGCCGCACTGGCCGGCCTGGGCGTGGCCAGCCAGGTCATCGGCGCCAGCACGCCGGTCCCCGCCGCCGCGCCGGCTGCCGCCTATTCGCCGCTGCCGGGCATGCCGCCGCTGGTGGACCCGAAAAACGTGTACGGCAGCATCGGCAGCAGCAATATGAGCCCCGTCGTCAAGGATCACTTGCGCCGCGTCTACGTGCCCAACCTGCGCTCGAACGATGTGTATGTGATCGACCAGGACAGCCTGAAAGTGGTCGACAAGTTCAAGGTCGGCAGCGGCCCGCAGCACGTGGTGCCGTCGTGGGACTTGCGCACCCTGTGGGTGGCGAACAATGCCGAACGCACGGACAAGGGCAGTCTGACGCCGGTCGACCCCTTGACGGGCAAGCCGGGCAAGGAAGTGCCCGTCGATGATCCCTACAATATGTATTTCACGCCGGATGGCAAGTCGGCCATTGTCGTGGCCGAAGCGCGCCACCGCCTCGATTTCCGCGATCCGAAGACCATGGCCGTACAGTATTCGATCGACACACCTCAGTGCGGCGGCATCAACCATGCGGACTTCTCGAATGACGGCCGCTACGCCATGTTCACCTGCGAGTTCGACGGCACCATCGCCAAGATCGACCTGGTGGGGCGCAAGGTCGACGGCTACCTGAAATTGCAGATGCCGGCCAAGCGCTTTGCCGAGTCCGGCCCCGTGGGCGGCCCCGCGAATGAAATCTGCAGCGTCAAGAAGGGCATGCCGCAAGACATACGCATCTCGCCGGACGGCAAGAAATTCTTTATCGCCGACATGGATGCCGACGGCGTGCACATCGTCGATGGCGCCACCCTGAAGGAAATCGGCTTCATCCAGACGGGCGTGGGCGCGCATGGCTTGTACCCGAGCCGTGACGGCAAGAAACTGTACGTGGCCAACCGCGGCACGCACCGCATCCACGGCAAGCGCAATGGCAAGGGCAGCGTCAGCGTGATCGATTTCGCCACCGAAAAAGTGGTGGCGAACTGGCCGATTCCCGGCGGCGGCAGCCCCGACATGGGCAATGTGAGCGCCGACGGCAAGTATCTGTGGCTGTCCGGCCGTTTCGACGATGTGGTGTATCGCATCGATACGAACAGTGGCGACGTGTCCAAGGTAAAAGTCGGCCAGGAACCGCACGGCCTGACCGTGTGGCCACAGCCGGGCCGCTATTCGCTCGGTCATACAGGCAACCTGCGCTAG